One Gossypium raimondii isolate GPD5lz chromosome 3, ASM2569854v1, whole genome shotgun sequence genomic window carries:
- the LOC105794177 gene encoding homeobox-leucine zipper protein ATHB-13, whose amino-acid sequence MSCNGMAFFPANFMLQSPHEEDHQPSTSINQMLPSCPPQDFHGVASFLGKRSMSFSGIDVCEEANGEDDLSDDGSQAGEKKRRLNMEQVKTLEKNFELGNKLEPERKMQLARALGLQPRQIAIWFQNRRARWKTKQLEKDYDLLKRQYEAIKADNDALQTQNQKLHAEIMALKSREPTESINLNKETEGSCSNRSENSSDVKLDISRTPAIDSPLSTHPTSRTFFPTSIRPTGGAAQLFQTSSSRPDHHHPCQKMDQMVKEESLSNMFCTIEDQTGFWPWLEQPHFN is encoded by the exons ATGTCTTGCAATGGGATGGCTTTTTTCCCAGCAAATTTCATGCTCCAATCTCCTCATGAAGAAGATCATCAACCCTCAACTTCTATCAATCAAATGCTTCCTTCTTGCCCGCCCCAAGACTTCCAcg GTGTGGCATCATTTCTTGGGAAGAGATCAATGTCATTTTCAGGGATAGATGTGTGCGAAGAAGCAAATGGGGAGGATGATTTATCAGATGATGGTTCACAGGCAGGAGAAAAGAAGAGGAGACTTAACATGGAACAGGTTAAGACTCTTGAGAAGAACTTTGAGTTGGGTAATAAGCTTGAACCTGAGAGAAAAATGCAGCTGGCTCGGGCTCTTGGTTTGCAACCAAGGCAGATTGCTATTTGGTTTCAAAACAGAAGAGCTAGATGGAAAACCAAGCAGCTTGAAAAAGACTATGATCTCCTTAAGAGACAGTACGAAGCAATCAAAGCAGATAATGATGCACTCCAAACTCAGAACCAAAAGCTGCATGCTGAG ATAATGGCACTGAAGAGCAGAGAACCAACTGAGTCTATCAACCTCAATAAAGAAACTGAAGGCTCTTGCAGTAACAGAAGTGAGAACAGCTCAGATGTAAAGTTGGATATCTCAAGAACACCAGCAATTGACAGCCCCTTATCTACTCATCCAACAAGCAGAACCTTCTTCCCAACATCCATTAGGCCAACAGGTGGTGCTGCTCAACTATTCCAAACCTCATCGTCAAGGCCTGATCACCATCATCCATGTCAAAAGATGGATCAAATGGTTAAAGAAGAAAGCCTCAGCAACATGTTCTGCACCATTGAAGATCAAACTGGGTTTTGGCCATGGCTTGAGCAACCACATTTCAATTGA